One Chlamydiales bacterium DNA window includes the following coding sequences:
- a CDS encoding KpsF/GutQ family sugar-phosphate isomerase produces MFDKLFRSQQKYINYFFDHLDIELSEELLQKLLSCTGIVFFTGVGKSGIIAQKIAVTLVSTGTKAIYLSPTDTLHGDLGIITKNDIFVCFSKSGESEELLQLLPFIRNKGSFLVAIVSNLKSRLARACDMAIHLPLERELCPFDLAPTTSTAIQLIFGDVLTVGLMRARNFSLSEYAINHPAGRIGRRTTLLVKDIMLTGEKLPLCRRSDKLVDSLVELSDKRCGCLLVIDDKMHLEGIFTDGDLRRALQTFGASVLEKGMENLMVKSPRFTIPEKLAWEAMQFMENDIVKPITVLPVIKEDKLVGLVKMHDLIQSGL; encoded by the coding sequence ATGTTCGATAAGCTTTTTCGCAGTCAACAAAAGTATATTAATTATTTTTTTGATCATTTGGATATTGAGCTTTCAGAAGAATTACTTCAAAAGCTTTTGAGTTGTACGGGTATAGTTTTTTTTACGGGAGTGGGAAAGAGTGGTATTATTGCTCAAAAAATTGCTGTAACACTGGTTTCTACGGGTACTAAAGCTATTTATTTATCTCCTACAGACACCTTACATGGCGATTTGGGAATTATTACAAAAAATGATATATTTGTCTGTTTTAGTAAAAGTGGAGAGAGCGAAGAATTATTGCAGCTGCTTCCTTTCATCCGAAATAAAGGCTCCTTTCTTGTTGCAATTGTCTCTAATTTGAAAAGTAGACTTGCAAGGGCGTGCGATATGGCAATCCATCTTCCTCTAGAGAGAGAGCTTTGTCCTTTTGATTTGGCACCAACGACTTCTACAGCTATACAGCTCATTTTTGGGGATGTTTTAACAGTAGGTCTTATGCGAGCGCGTAATTTTAGTTTAAGTGAATATGCAATTAACCATCCAGCAGGGCGCATTGGCAGAAGGACTACGCTTCTTGTTAAAGATATTATGTTAACAGGAGAAAAGCTTCCTTTGTGTAGAAGATCAGATAAGCTTGTAGATTCACTTGTAGAGCTTTCTGATAAGAGGTGTGGGTGTTTGCTTGTTATTGATGATAAGATGCATTTAGAGGGGATTTTTACAGATGGGGATTTAAGAAGAGCGTTGCAGACTTTTGGCGCCTCTGTTTTGGAAAAAGGGATGGAAAATTTAATGGTTAAATCACCAAGGTTTACTATACCTGAAAAGCTTGCATGGGAAGCTATGCAGTTCATGGAAAATGATATAGTAAAACCAATTACGGTTTTGCCAGTTATTAAAGAGGATAAACTTGTAGGCCTTGTCAAAATGCATGACCTTATACAAAGTGGATTATAA